One stretch of Ananas comosus cultivar F153 linkage group 6, ASM154086v1, whole genome shotgun sequence DNA includes these proteins:
- the LOC109711500 gene encoding 7-deoxyloganetin glucosyltransferase-like — MGSMGSDDHKPHAVCIPYPAQGHITPMLKVAKLLHSLHGFHITFVNTDYNHRRLLRTQGTAALDGLPEFRFATIPDGLPPSDDDSTQDIPSLCRSTMTTCLPHFRKLLAELNDPLSGRPKVTCVVSDAVMSFTLDAAKELGIPDVVFWTASAIGYISYRHYRHLMEKGIVPLKDVGQLTDGYLETPIDWVPGAPNMRLRDFPSFIRTLDPDEFMVHFVLHETERTPMASAVLLNTFDDFERPALEAMAAIVPPIYTIGPLSLLARRIPHGPLSSVGSNLWKEEPACLQWLENKRPGSVVYVNFGSITVMTNQQLIEFAWGLANSEYEFLWIIRPDLVKGDAAVLPPEFVEGTKERGLMANWCPQEEVLCHPAVGAFLTHSGWNSTLESVCGGVPMLCWPFFAEQQTNCRYTCAEWGIGMEIDGDVKRKEVEGLIREIMGGEKGKEMKRRAMEWKDMAAKATQEGGPSFANFDKLVSQVLLSKKDVV, encoded by the exons ATGGGTTCTATGGGATCTGATGATCACAAGCCCCATGCAGTGTGCATCCCCTACCCGGCGCAGGGCCACATAACGCCCATGTTGAAGGTGGCCAAGCTCCTCCACTCCCTCCATGGATTCCACATCACCTTCGTCAACACCGACTACAaccaccgccgcctccttcgCACGCAGGGCACCGCAGCCCTCGACGGCCTTCCCGAGTTCCGATTCGCCACCATCCCCGACGGCCTCCCCCCCTCCGACGACGACAGCACGCAGGATATCCCCTCCCTCTGCCGGTCCACCATGACCACCTGCCTCCCCCACTTCCGCAAACTCCTCGCGGAGCTCAACGACCCGTTGTCCGGCCGCCCGAAGGTGACCTGCGTCGTCTCCGACGCTGTCATGAGCTTCACGCTGGACGCCGCGAAGGAGCTCGGCATCCCCGACGTCGTCTTTTGGACTGCTAGTGCCATTGGCTATATCAGCTATCGCCACTACAGGCACCTCATGGAGAAGGGTATCGTTCCGCTTAAAG aTGTGGGTCAGCTAACTGATGGGTATCTCGAAACACCGATCGATTGGGTACCGGGAGCGCCGAACATGAGACTACGAGACTTCCCGAGCTTCATTCGAACGCTGGACCCCGACGAGTTCATGGTGCACTTCGTCCTGCACGAGACGGAGCGCACCCCCATGGCGTCTGCTGTCCTCCTCAACACGTTCGACGATTTCGAGCGCCCGGCGCTCGAAGCCATGGCGGCTATCGTGCCGCCCATCTACACCATCGgccccctctccctcctcgcccGACGCATCCCCCACGGCCCACTCAGCTCCGTGGGCTCCAACCTGTGGAAGGAGGAGCCCGCTTGCTTACAATGGTTGGAAAACAAAAGGCCCGGGTCCGTTGTCTACGTGAATTTCGGTAGCATAACGGTCATGACGAACCAGCAACTGATAGAGTTCGCGTGGGGGCTCGCGAATAGCGAGTACGAGTTTCTGTGGATCATCAGACCCGACCTTGTTAAGGGCGACGCCGCGGTGCTCCCGCCGGAGTTTGTAGAGGGGACGAAGGAGAGGGGGCTCATGGCGAACTGGTGCCCGCAGGAGGAAGTGCTTTGCCACCCCGCGGTGGGCGCGTTCCTGACGCACAGCGGGTGGAACTCCACGCTGGAGAGCGTGTGCGGTGGCGTGCCGATGCTATGCTGGCCCTTCTTTGCAGAGCAGCAAACCAACTGCAG GTACACATGCGCAGAGTGGGGGATCGGGATGGAGATTGATGGTGATGTGAAGAGAAAGGAGGTGGAGGGGTTGATAAGAGAAATCATgggaggggagaaggggaaggagatgaagaGGAGGGCCATGGAGTGGAAGGACATGGCGGCGAAGGCGACGCAGGAGGGTGGTCCCTCTTTTGCAAATTTCGACAAGTTGGTTAGCCAAGTGCTGCTTTCTAAGAAAGATGTTGTCTAG
- the LOC109711501 gene encoding 7-deoxyloganetin glucosyltransferase, protein MGSVGSDHKPHAVCIPYPAQGHVTPVLKVAKLLHSLHGFHITFVNTEYNHRRLLRSQGPAALDGLPDFRFATIPDGLPFSDEDKTQDVPSLCRSTMTNCLPHFRKLLAELNDPSSGVPKVTCVVSDAVMSFTLDAAKELGIPIVLFWTASAIGYISYRHYRQLMEKGIFPLKDVGQLTDGYLETPIDGVPGATNMRLRDFPSFIRTVDADDIMANFLLREAERTAMASAVLLNTFDDFERPVLEAMAAILPPMYTIGPLPLLARHIPHGPLSSVGSSLWKEESACLKWLENKRPGSVVYVNFGSITVMTNQQLIEFAWGLANSEHEFLWIIRPDVVKGDAALLPPEFVAGTRERGLMASWCPQEEVLRHPAVGAFLTHSGWNSTLESVCGGVPMLSWPFFAEQQTNCRYVSTEWGIGMEIDNDVKRKEVEGLIREIMGGEKGKEMKRRAMEWKEIAVKATQEGGPSFVNFNKLVHQVLLPKKDVV, encoded by the exons ATGGGTTCTGTGGGATCTGATCATAAGCCCCATGCAGTGTGCATCCCCTACCCCGCGCAGGGCCACGTGACGCCCGTGTTGAAGGTGGCTAAGCTCCTCCACTCCCTCCATGGATTCCACATCACCTTCGTCAACACCGAGTACAACCACCGCCGCCTTCTCCGGTCACAGGGCCCGGCCGCTCTCGATGGCCTCCCCGACTTCCGATTCGCCACCATACCCGACGGCCTCCCCTTCTCGGATGAGGATAAGACGCAGGACGTCCCCTCCCTCTGCCGGTCCACCATGACCAACTGCCTCCCCCACTTCCGCAAACTCCTCGCGGAGCTCAACGACCCGTCATCGGGCGTCCCGAAGGTAACCTGCGTCGTCTCCGATGCCGTCATGAGCTTCACGCTGGACGCCGCAAAGGAGCTCGGCATCCCCATCGTCCTCTTTTGGACTGCTAGTGCCATTGGCTACATCAGCTATCGCCACTACAGGCAACTCATGGAGAAGGGTATCTTTCCGCTTAAAG atgtAGGTCAGCTAACTGATGGGTATCTCGAAACACCGATCGATGGGGTACCGGGAGCGACGAACATGAGACTACGAGACTTCCCCAGCTTCATCCGTACGGTGGACGCCGACGACATCATGGCGAACTTCCTCCTACGCGAGGCAGAGCGCACCGCCATGGCGTCCGCTGTCCTCCTCAACACGTTCGACGATTTCGAGCGCCCAGTGCTCGAAGCCATGGCGGCAATCCTGCCACCCATGTACACCATcggccccctccccctcctcgccCGCCACATCCCCCATGGCCCACTCAGCTCCGTGGGCTCCAGCCTGTGGAAGGAGGAGTCCGCTTGCTTAAAATGGTTGGAAAACAAAAGGCCGGGGTCCGTTGTCTACGTGAACTTCGGTAGCATAACAGTCATGACGAACCAGCAACTGATAGAGTTCGCGTGGGGGCTCGCGAATAGCGAGCACGAGTTTCTGTGGATCATCAGGCCCGACGTTGTTAAGGGCGACGCCGCGCTGCTCCCGCCGGAGTTTGTAGCGGGGACGAGGGAGAGGGGGCTCATGGCGAGCTGGTGCCCGCAGGAGGAAGTGCTTCGCCACCCCGCGGTGGGCGCGTTCCTCACACACAGCGGGTGGAACTCCACGCTGGAGAGCGTGTGCGGTGGGGTGCCGATGCTGAGCTGGCCCTTCTTTGCAGAGCAGCAAACCAACTGCAG ATACGTGAGCACGGAGTGGGGTATAGGGATGGAGATCGACAACGACGTGAAGCGGAAGGAGGTGGAGGGGTTGATAAGAGAGATCATGGGAGGTGAGAaggggaaggagatgaagaGGAGGGCCATGGAGTGGAAGGAGATCGCGGTGAAGGCGACGCAGGAGGGTGGTCCCTCTTTCGTAAATTTCAACAAGTTGGTTCACCAAGTGCTGCTTCCAAAAAAAGATGTTGTCTAG